A single Caldilineales bacterium DNA region contains:
- a CDS encoding ABC transporter ATP-binding protein: MIAIRGLCKSYQMGRTEVRALAGVDIDVPQGAFMAVMGPSGSGKSTLLNLIGGLDRPTAGSLNVGEHELAALDENALAAYRRRTVGFIFQSFNLIGTMTAQQNVEFPMLFAQVERNERRRRARYLLEAVGLGQRLEHRPTELSGGEQQRVAVARALANLPAILLADEPTGNLDSRTGEEIMSLLLRARAEGQLTVLLVTHDPDVAAHADHIVHMKDGRIIETTDARR; this comes from the coding sequence ATGATCGCTATCCGTGGCCTGTGCAAGAGTTATCAGATGGGGCGCACCGAGGTGCGCGCCCTGGCCGGCGTCGATATCGATGTGCCGCAGGGGGCGTTCATGGCAGTGATGGGGCCTTCGGGGTCGGGCAAATCCACGCTCCTGAACCTGATCGGCGGGCTGGATCGGCCGACCGCGGGCAGCCTGAACGTGGGCGAGCACGAACTGGCGGCGCTGGATGAGAACGCGCTGGCGGCCTATCGTCGCCGCACGGTGGGTTTCATTTTTCAATCCTTCAACCTGATCGGCACGATGACGGCGCAGCAGAACGTCGAATTTCCGATGCTGTTCGCCCAGGTCGAACGCAACGAGCGCCGGCGACGGGCGCGCTATCTGCTGGAGGCGGTGGGGTTGGGCCAGCGGCTGGAGCATCGACCGACCGAGCTTTCGGGCGGCGAGCAACAGCGCGTGGCCGTGGCCCGCGCCCTGGCCAATCTCCCGGCCATCCTCCTGGCCGATGAGCCGACCGGCAACCTGGATTCGCGCACGGGCGAGGAGATCATGAGCCTGCTGCTGCGCGCCCGTGCGGAGGGTCAGTTGACCGTGCTGCTGGTGACGCACGACCCCGACGTCGCCGCCCATGCCGACCACATCGTACACATGAAAGATGGACGTATCATCGAGACGACGGACGCCCGTCGCTAA
- a CDS encoding ABC transporter permease has translation MRPLDLLQLVAANLNRMRGRVALTAFGVAIGTAAVLGLVSLGAGLQRSAAASLGNIGDLKRIDVYSYPTGPIEAPASEKAASVRSNEPQGLTRARLDELAAIEGVQVVAPVEELQGGATLHLRKYVSYSSIVALSPEGIAALGLAAAVGKTQPATGEAVVGAQIQQTFFDEQRGEQAEVGELMGETLSLEVVRYDKDGNPTTRTLRLRVAGVLAQESADADYQILLPQTDVQKLNDWLAGKRIDRKRQGYNRAIVLVNDSRDAPEIQEAIRKKGYEAYSPLDTLREINRFFGILQAILGGIGAIALLVAAFGIINTLSMAILERTREIGLMKALGARNRDVMTIFLGEAASIGMLGGLTGTVVGYSLTTVGNILARGYMAQQGGDFLFGGPSDQPVDLIYTPLWLVLFVISFATLVGLLSGIYPALRAATLDPLRALKAE, from the coding sequence ATGCGCCCGCTCGACCTGCTGCAACTCGTGGCGGCCAACCTCAACCGGATGCGCGGGCGGGTGGCGTTGACGGCCTTTGGCGTGGCCATCGGCACGGCGGCGGTGCTGGGGTTGGTGAGCCTGGGCGCCGGCTTGCAGCGCAGCGCCGCGGCCTCATTGGGCAATATCGGCGATCTCAAACGCATCGATGTCTACTCCTATCCCACCGGCCCAATCGAAGCGCCGGCGTCGGAAAAGGCAGCTTCGGTGCGATCCAACGAGCCGCAGGGCCTGACGCGCGCACGGCTGGACGAGCTGGCCGCCATCGAGGGCGTGCAGGTGGTGGCGCCGGTGGAAGAATTACAGGGCGGCGCCACCTTGCACCTGCGGAAGTACGTTTCCTATTCGAGCATCGTGGCCTTGTCGCCAGAGGGGATCGCGGCGCTGGGTCTGGCGGCCGCCGTGGGCAAGACGCAGCCGGCGACCGGCGAGGCGGTGGTGGGGGCGCAGATCCAGCAGACGTTTTTCGACGAGCAGCGCGGCGAACAGGCCGAGGTGGGCGAGTTGATGGGCGAAACCCTGTCGTTGGAAGTGGTTCGCTACGACAAGGATGGCAATCCCACCACGCGCACGCTGCGCTTGCGTGTGGCCGGCGTGCTGGCGCAGGAAAGCGCCGACGCCGATTATCAGATTCTCCTCCCCCAGACCGATGTGCAGAAGCTGAACGACTGGCTGGCAGGGAAGCGCATCGACCGCAAGCGGCAGGGCTACAACCGCGCCATCGTGCTGGTGAACGACAGCCGCGACGCGCCGGAGATCCAGGAAGCCATCCGCAAGAAAGGCTACGAGGCCTACTCGCCGCTGGACACCCTGCGCGAGATCAACCGCTTCTTTGGCATCTTGCAGGCCATCCTGGGCGGGATCGGCGCCATTGCCCTGCTGGTGGCGGCCTTCGGCATCATCAACACCCTCAGCATGGCCATCCTGGAACGGACGCGCGAGATCGGGCTGATGAAGGCGCTCGGCGCCCGCAACCGCGATGTGATGACCATCTTCCTGGGCGAGGCGGCTTCGATCGGGATGTTGGGCGGTTTGACCGGGACGGTGGTAGGCTATAGCCTGACGACCGTTGGCAACATCCTGGCGCGCGGCTACATGGCCCAACAAGGCGGCGACTTCTTGTTTGGCGGCCCCTCCGACCAGCCTGTCGACCTGATCTACACCCCGCTCTGGCTGGTGCTTTTCGTCATCAGCTTCGCCACCCTTGTCGGCCTGCTCAGCGGCATCTACCCGGCCCTGCGTGCGGCCACGCTCGACCCTCTGCGGGCGCTGAAGGCGGAATGA
- the rpiA gene encoding ribose 5-phosphate isomerase A, with protein MTATSYYKLEAARRALAEVRDGMTLGLGSGSTSAIFVDLLGQAVQQGQVAGIRGVATSEKTAAQARGLGIDLIPLAQAARLDLAIDGADEVDPQLQLIKGLGKALLREKLVEIHSARLLIIIDESKISSRLGRLSPLPVEIVPYAWEKTVAWLAALQPDVRAELWRAEDGEPFVTDNGNYLARCWFADGIEHPHRLARTLADRPGVVEHGLFLDMAAAVIVAGANGIQIWERKR; from the coding sequence ATGACCGCGACCTCCTACTACAAACTCGAAGCCGCCCGCCGCGCCCTAGCCGAAGTGCGTGATGGCATGACGCTCGGCCTGGGGTCGGGCAGCACCAGCGCCATCTTTGTCGACCTCCTGGGCCAGGCCGTGCAACAGGGCCAGGTGGCCGGCATCCGCGGCGTGGCCACCTCCGAGAAGACGGCAGCGCAAGCGCGCGGCCTGGGCATCGACCTCATCCCGCTCGCCCAGGCGGCCCGGCTCGACCTGGCCATCGATGGCGCCGATGAAGTCGATCCGCAGCTTCAACTGATCAAAGGGCTGGGCAAGGCCTTGTTGCGAGAGAAACTGGTCGAGATCCACAGCGCCCGGCTGCTGATCATCATCGACGAGAGCAAAATCTCGTCCCGCCTGGGCCGGCTCAGCCCTCTGCCGGTCGAGATCGTCCCCTACGCCTGGGAGAAGACGGTGGCCTGGCTGGCCGCTTTGCAGCCCGACGTCCGGGCCGAGTTGTGGCGGGCGGAGGACGGCGAGCCTTTCGTCACCGACAACGGCAACTATCTGGCCCGCTGCTGGTTTGCGGACGGCATCGAGCACCCCCATCGCCTGGCTCGCACCCTGGCCGACCGGCCCGGCGTGGTCGAGCACGGCCTTTTTCTGGACATGGCCGCCGCCGTGATCGTGGCCGGGGCCAACGGCATCCAGATCTGGGAGCGAAAACGATGA
- the rpe gene encoding ribulose-phosphate 3-epimerase, giving the protein MSAPSRTKIAASILTADFGRLAAEVAAAEAAGVDWLHVDVMDGSFVPNLTIGPLVVRAIRAATQLPVDVHLMIHRPEALIPAFAEAGADRISVHVEACLHLQRTLQQIKDLGLKTGVALNPATPLSQIEEVLDDIDLALVMSVNPGFGGQTYLPGSTDKIARLAAMLAARGRERVEIQVDGGIKLENAAAVAAAGATVLVIGSAIFNRQASIAENIAGLRAALAGGS; this is encoded by the coding sequence ATGAGCGCACCCTCCCGAACGAAAATCGCCGCCTCGATCCTGACCGCCGATTTTGGCCGGCTGGCGGCGGAAGTGGCCGCGGCCGAAGCGGCCGGCGTCGATTGGCTGCACGTCGATGTCATGGACGGCAGCTTCGTCCCCAACCTGACCATCGGCCCCCTGGTGGTGCGGGCCATCCGCGCCGCCACCCAGCTGCCGGTGGACGTCCACCTGATGATCCACCGGCCCGAGGCCCTGATCCCGGCCTTTGCCGAAGCCGGGGCCGACCGCATCAGCGTCCATGTCGAAGCCTGTCTCCACCTCCAGCGCACCTTGCAGCAGATCAAAGACCTGGGTCTGAAGACGGGCGTCGCCCTCAACCCGGCCACCCCCCTGAGCCAGATCGAAGAAGTGCTGGACGACATCGACCTGGCCCTGGTCATGTCGGTGAACCCCGGCTTTGGCGGCCAGACCTATCTGCCCGGCAGCACCGACAAGATCGCCCGCCTGGCGGCCATGCTGGCGGCGCGCGGCCGGGAGCGGGTGGAAATCCAGGTGGACGGCGGGATCAAGCTGGAAAACGCGGCGGCAGTGGCGGCGGCCGGGGCGACGGTGCTGGTCATCGGCTCGGCCATCTTCAACCGGCAGGCCAGCATCGCCGAAAACATCGCCGGCCTGCGCGCCGCCCTGGCCGGCGGAAGCTGA
- a CDS encoding carboxypeptidase-like regulatory domain-containing protein produces the protein MTYRSRSLNTRLLTGITVLAVFAFALVLVFAAESGASMAAGNNNSLAPATDPGKACVEGRVHDVLHVGLAGWTVNASGPGGASLSTTTNALGYFKFDNLAVGSWTFSVVVKPGWVPYPGKPASLTLDVTTANQCDGIVNDLDISFKFDQGTATPTATATPGPDATRIRGYVYQLTCSGMTPVSLATVRLWRSNDSNGLDSVVATKLTDGGGFYNFYLPVPPPPYYHIVIEAPPGLIAFQASSLEGVVVGPDHIRIDAPGYETYEENNFILKDPNLKCGTDTPTPTPTDTPTATDTPTATPTDTPTATPTPEIPGCADAFVVDVANFGLAGWEIHATPDGSDTPHLVGVTDAAGRINFPDLEPGLWKFWIIMMPGWEAVTPEMLTVNIPSSDTCLRIRFKVVQSTPTPTDTPTPTATPTVPTPTITPTPLPNALYFPLLLRPGGVCEIGRLQVMVWGTFYSFEINQDNIVRFVEPLPWQSPTVFNLVNYEGPVIWTQYKPYYVKQFDGYSFTYPGGMAGADFRLFVRTLCGVIIINTSVDDPTPTPDPGQPAATSTPPPIR, from the coding sequence ATGACCTATCGTTCACGTTCACTCAACACCCGGCTGCTGACCGGGATCACCGTTCTCGCCGTTTTCGCCTTCGCCTTGGTCCTGGTGTTTGCGGCTGAGTCGGGGGCCTCGATGGCCGCCGGGAACAACAACAGCCTGGCGCCCGCCACCGATCCGGGCAAAGCCTGTGTCGAAGGCCGCGTGCATGACGTCCTGCATGTCGGGTTGGCTGGCTGGACGGTCAATGCCAGCGGGCCGGGCGGAGCATCGCTCAGCACCACCACCAACGCTTTGGGCTACTTCAAGTTCGATAACCTGGCCGTAGGAAGCTGGACCTTCTCGGTCGTTGTCAAGCCCGGCTGGGTGCCCTATCCCGGCAAACCGGCCTCGCTGACGCTCGACGTCACCACTGCCAACCAGTGCGATGGCATCGTCAACGATCTGGACATCAGCTTCAAGTTCGACCAGGGCACGGCCACACCGACCGCCACCGCCACCCCCGGCCCCGATGCCACCCGCATCCGCGGCTATGTCTATCAACTGACCTGCAGCGGCATGACGCCCGTCAGCCTGGCCACCGTGCGACTGTGGCGCAGCAACGACTCCAACGGCCTGGATAGCGTGGTGGCCACCAAACTGACCGACGGAGGCGGCTTCTACAATTTCTACCTGCCGGTGCCGCCCCCGCCCTACTATCACATCGTCATCGAAGCGCCGCCGGGCCTGATCGCCTTCCAGGCTTCGTCGCTCGAAGGTGTGGTGGTTGGGCCTGACCACATCCGCATCGACGCCCCCGGCTACGAGACCTACGAGGAAAACAACTTCATCCTCAAGGACCCGAACCTGAAGTGCGGCACCGATACGCCCACCCCCACGCCCACCGACACCCCCACCGCCACCGACACCCCCACCGCCACCCCCACCGACACCCCTACCGCCACGCCCACGCCCGAGATCCCCGGCTGCGCCGATGCCTTCGTGGTGGACGTTGCCAACTTCGGGCTGGCCGGCTGGGAGATCCACGCCACGCCTGACGGCTCCGACACCCCGCATCTGGTGGGTGTGACCGACGCTGCCGGTCGGATCAACTTCCCCGATCTCGAACCGGGGCTGTGGAAATTCTGGATCATCATGATGCCCGGTTGGGAAGCGGTGACACCGGAGATGCTGACGGTCAACATCCCGTCGAGCGACACCTGCCTTCGCATCCGCTTCAAGGTGGTGCAATCGACGCCGACGCCGACCGACACCCCCACCCCCACCGCCACCCCCACCGTCCCCACCCCCACCATCACGCCCACGCCACTCCCCAACGCCCTCTACTTCCCGCTGTTGCTGCGGCCGGGCGGCGTCTGCGAGATCGGTCGTCTGCAGGTCATGGTCTGGGGCACGTTCTACAGCTTCGAGATCAACCAGGACAACATCGTTCGCTTCGTCGAGCCGCTGCCGTGGCAAAGTCCGACCGTCTTCAACCTGGTGAACTACGAAGGCCCGGTGATCTGGACGCAGTACAAACCGTACTATGTCAAGCAGTTCGACGGCTACAGCTTCACCTATCCGGGCGGCATGGCGGGCGCCGACTTCAGGCTGTTCGTGCGCACGCTGTGTGGCGTGATCATCATCAACACCTCGGTCGATGACCCCACCCCCACGCCCGACCCCGGCCAACCGGCAGCCACCTCCACCCCACCGCCCATCCGCTAA